The region GCTCCCCTGTCAAACTCCAAAACTACCGTCGTCTAAGAAAGTTGGAGTCCGGGCTACTGGGGTAAGCTTGTAGTCCGTAAGGGAGAGAACCCAGCCCGTGGTTAAGGTCCCTAAGTGTCGACTAAGTGTTAAAGATAAAGGGTGTCCCAGGCCCTAAACAGCTGGAAGGTTAGCTTAGAAGCAGCTACCCTTTAAAGAGTGCGTAACAGCCCACCAGTCGAGGTCTGGGGCCCCGAAAATGGACGGGGCTCAAGTCGACCACCGATACCACGGAGTACCGAAAGGTAATCTTGTAGGAAGGCGTTGCGTTCGGGCAGAAGCAGGGTTGTGAAGTCCTGTGGACCGTACGGAAACGAAAATCCTGGTAATAGTAGCAGCATAGTCAGGTGAGAATCCTGACCGCCGAAGGGGCCAGGTTTCCTCGGCAATGATCGTCAGCCGAGGGTTAGTCGGTCCTAAGACGTACCGTAATTCGAGTACGCCAAAAGGGAAACAGGTTAATATTCCTGTACCGTTTAGCATTAAAACCAACGTCTCAGGGCAGGTTGAGCAGCGTTGTCGCGCTGTCTAAGCATCGAAACCCGTGGAGAGCCGTAATGGCGAGAAGCGGGCGAATATGTTATTGCGAAAGTCAACTGCACCCCGGGACCCGTGAAAAGGAAGCTAAACGACCGTACCAAGATCTGACACTGGTGCCCCTAGCTGAAAAGGCTAAGGCGTGTCGGAATTAATCTGGCTAAGGGAATTCGGCAAATTGGCTCCGTAACTTCGGGAGAAGGAGTGCCTGCCATGAAGATGGCAGGTCGCAGTGACCAGGGAGCTCTAACTGTCTAATACCAACATAGGAGATCGCAAACCCGAAAGGGCTAGTACGATCTCTGAATCCTGCCCAGTGCGGGTACCTGAAACTTCGGTCCAACGGAAAGAAGGGCCCGTAAACGGCGGGGGTAACTATGACCCTCTTAAGGTAGCGTAGTACCTTGTCGCTTAATTGGCGACTCGCATGAATGGATCAATGAGAGCTCTACTGTCCCTAGCCAGAATCCGGTGAAGCTTACATTCTAGTGCAAAGTCTAGAGACCTCTAGGGGGAAGTGAAGACCCCGTGGAGCTTTACTGCAGCCTGTCGTTGGGTTGTGATTTCGGATGTACAGTGTAGGTAGGAGGCATCGAAGCCCGTGCGCCAGCATGGGTGGAGCCAACAATGGGACACTACCCTTCTGAAGTCGCGACCCTAACTCCGAAAAGGAGGACCCCGATAGGTGGGCAGTTTGCCTGGGGCGGGACGCCCTTGAAAAGATATCAAGGGCGCGCAATGGTTGACTCAAGTGGGTCGGAAACCTGCTGAAGAGTGCAAGAGCATAAGTCAGCCTGACGCGATTTAGCATAGCAATGGATCGCGAGACGAAAGTCGGTTCTAGCGAACCTTTATGTCCTGCTTGATGCGGGCTAAAGCTGACAGAAAAGTTACCCCGGGGATAATTGTGTCGTTGCCGGCAAGAGCACATATCGACCCGGCAGCTTGCTACCTCGATGTCGGTTCTTTCCATCCTGGCCGTGCAGCAGCGGCCAAGGGTGAGGTTGTTCGCCTATTAAAGGAGATCGTGAGCTGGGTTTAGACCGTCGTGAGACAGGTCGGTTACTATCTACTAGAGGTGTATGTGGTCTGAAGGTAAGTTGCTCTTAGTACGAGAGGAACAGGGCAACGGCGTCTCTGGTCGATCGGTTGTCTGACAAGGCAGTGCCGAGCAGCTACGCGCCAAAGAATAAGAGCTGAAAGCATCTAAGCTCGAAATCCAACCTGAAAAGAGACCACTGTAAGGATACCGGTAAAAGACCGGTTTAATAGGATCGGGATGTAAGCACTAAGGAAACGAGGTGTTAAGTCCGCGGTTACTAATAATCCGTGCCGCTTCCAATTGCTTATTCCAGGCGAAATCAGGTATGTAATCATAACAAAATACACGGTCCGATGAAACGCAAAGTTTATGACGGTTGCGTCATAGAATCACGCTTCGCACATGACCCATGTGCCAAGGTGGCGGAGCGGCTACGCAATCGCCTGCAGAGCGATTCCATCCCGGTTCGAATCCGGGCCTTGGCTTTCATCAATTCCATCTCATATAAGTTGAGTACAGCGGCCATAGCGGCAGGGTAACTCCTGTACCCATCCCGAACACAGAAGATAAGCCTGCCAGCGTTGTATACGGTACTAAAGTGCGAGAGCCTTTGGGAACTATACATCGCTGCTGACTCAACTTATTGATACTTACCTTTTCTCAATTCGCACTTTTTCAATATATGTCCTGCAATTATTAATATGTTAGAGAAATCGATATTATGTCTCAAATTCTACAACGATAATTATGTTGAGGTAATGATGGGTGAAGAGTAAAAGATAGATTGAATGAATTCAATAAAGGAATATGGTTTATTTGCCTGATATTCCTTCAATCATCTGTTTACCTTCTTCAGTAGCACTATATATTATCCAATTTCCTTCTCTGGTTCCTTTAATAATACCACTTCCACTTAATATTGAAAGGTGGTATGATAACTTTGAATCAGATACTTTCAGAATATGCTTTATAATGCATACACAAAGGGGTTGGCTGGCTACCATATATAATATTTTCAACCTGAGTGGGGATGATAATGCATGGTGAATCTCACTCCATCGCTTTAATTCATCTTCAGGAGGCATTTTTTTATAAAGGTTGTCCACTCCTCCCTTATATTCTATTTCGCATTTTATGGGTTCGGGAATAATCATTTTTTCACCTGCTACAATAAATACTGAACTGGGATATATTGTCTTCCTCCTTTACACATTTTTCCATTACCATTCAAATACACATATATACTATCACCGGTATTTATTGCTCCCATGACCGCTGTATTCGAAATACTGCAAAAAGACGCAGCTGGCCGTATTGGTAGACTGCATACACCACATGGTGTTGTTGAAACACCAACGGTTATGCCAGTGATAAATCCCAATATAAACACAATACCCTCTTCTGAAATGCACCAGTTTGGTGCACAAATACTTATTACAAATTCATATATCATTTCCCGTAAGGAAGTACTCAGAAAAGTAGCATTGGAAAAAGGTCTGCATCATCTTCTGGATTTTGATGGTCCGATCATGACAGATTCAGGTTCCTTTCAACTATCCGTTTATGGGGATGTTGAAGTAACGAATGAGCAGATTATAGAGTTCCAAAAAAACATTGGTTCTGATATTGCAGTTCCCCTTGACATTCCAACTCCTCCTGATGTCTCTTATAAAAGGGCAGAAGAAGAACTTGAAACTACTCTTGAAAGAGTGATTGCAGCCAGAGAAATAGTAACGGACGATATGCTTTTGGCGGGTCCTGTACAGGGCTCCACTCATCTGGACCTCAGGGTCCACAGTGCCAAATCTCTTTCAAAATATGCCTTTGATGTATATCCTATCGGAGCTGTGGTTCCACTCATGGAATCCTACCGTTATGCGGAACTGGTTGATATTGTTATTTCTTCTAAAAAAGGTCTTGATCCCGTAAAACCGGTCCATCTATTTGGTGCCGGTCATCCAATGATGTTTGCTCTTGCTGTATCAATGGGATGTGACTTATTTGATTCAGCAGCT is a window of Methanohalophilus mahii DSM 5219 DNA encoding:
- the tgtA gene encoding tRNA guanosine(15) transglycosylase TgtA, with the translated sequence MTAVFEILQKDAAGRIGRLHTPHGVVETPTVMPVINPNINTIPSSEMHQFGAQILITNSYIISRKEVLRKVALEKGLHHLLDFDGPIMTDSGSFQLSVYGDVEVTNEQIIEFQKNIGSDIAVPLDIPTPPDVSYKRAEEELETTLERVIAAREIVTDDMLLAGPVQGSTHLDLRVHSAKSLSKYAFDVYPIGAVVPLMESYRYAELVDIVISSKKGLDPVKPVHLFGAGHPMMFALAVSMGCDLFDSAAYALYAKAGRYITVAGTTHLKDLQYLPCNCPVCSAHTASEIKSASNSKELLARHNLYVTFAEIRNIKQAIREGNLLELVEQRCRSHPSMLSALKRLYKYTPWLERLDPFSKSTFFYTGPESSKRPEVVRFKERIGRFNLNGKILIRSKSVKGEATYDHVLNFKPPFGAYPVELSEVYPFNAEIPGEMDPGAIGVALQNVIELINKNRNGVFYLNLPEQYTVHSLYENLKKIAIPLDEMPNENL
- a CDS encoding ArsR/SmtB family transcription factor; protein product: MIIPEPIKCEIEYKGGVDNLYKKMPPEDELKRWSEIHHALSSPLRLKILYMVASQPLCVCIIKHILKVSDSKLSYHLSILSGSGIIKGTREGNWIIYSATEEGKQMIEGISGK